A single genomic interval of Phaeodactylum tricornutum CCAP 1055/1 chromosome 5, whole genome shotgun sequence harbors:
- a CDS encoding predicted protein, producing MPLPMVLRNCNTLQKPKVFFHQIPHTFKFASMQPTKQSGKVDALNLNGSEPGMIESIARREVPQASIHANRRFRFKSFFPVAVSTIGLVVLLGSMKNTRTLSEVLLANRDIDKTIAKSYTENDVIYSVEQGSIENNLTQTGALFTPNGRRKERTRSGPNNKPPQKYRRDRQGQRMKISGPVLIMSLPKSGTTSLQKYFQCGLATRGASAHYWSYDFQDQIGKCMESNLKENIPVLTGCGIKNATTAFSDFGLVRQKNEGQGCFYPGFSDEFWNNLAAYYPNATIVLGTRGAESWHKSAEKWASGSLIYRWRRHCDNFPGMNGTAADFAAFYRRYSDMVKTRAAKHNLRYVHVALEDPETPLRLHGQIGFRVDCFKVCRPKTGCTGFNPLEH from the coding sequence ATGCCGTTACCCATGGTACTTCGTAATTGTAACACATTGCAAAAGCCTAAGGTTTTTTTTCACCAGATACCACACACGTTCAAATTTGCCAGTATGCAACCGACTAAGCAATCAGGCAAAGTCGATGCTCTGAACTTGAATGGTAGCGAACCAGGCATGATAGAAAGCATAGCGCGCAGAGAAGTACCGCAGGCCTCGATCCACGCTAatcgtcgctttcgtttcaagTCTTTCTTTCCAGTCGCTGTCTCTACAATTGGGCTTGTAGTTCTATTGGGATCAATGAAAAACACGAGAACACTTAGTGAGGTGCTATTGGCAAATCGAGATATTGACAAGACCATTGCCAAATCTTACACCGAAAACGATGTTATATATTCGGTCGAGCAAGGTTCCATTGAAAACAATCTCACACAAACTGGCGCTCTTTTCACACCAAATGGCCGCAGGAAGGAAAGAACGAGAAGCGGGCCAAACAACAAGCCTCCTCAAAAGTACCGCCGTGATCGACAAGGGCAACGAATGAAAATATCCGGCCCCGTCCTAATTATGAGCTTGCCTAAATCGGGCACCACGTCACTACAAAAGTACTTTCAATGCGGACTAGCCACGCGTGGAGCGTCCGCTCATTACTGGTCCTATGATTTTCAAGACCAGATTGGAAAGTGCATGGAATCCAATCTGAAAGAAAATATTCCTGTGTTGACTGGTTGCGGTATCAAAAACGCCACGACAGCATTCTCCGATTTTGGACTTGTCCGGCAGAAGAACGAAGGACAAGGATGTTTTTATCCCGGCTTTAGCGACGAGTTTTGGAACAACCTTGCGGCATATTATCCGAACGCCACAATTGTGCTAGGTACCCGTGGAGCGGAGAGTTGGCACAAATCTGCTGAGAAGTGGGCAAGTGGGTCTCTCATTTATCGATGGAGGAGGCATTGCGACAATTTTCCCGGGATGAATGGGACTGCGGCTGACTTTGCAGCTTTCTATCGCAGATACTCCGACATGGTTAAGACGAGAGCTGCGAAACACAATCTTCGATACGTTCATGTCGCCCTGGAAGATCCGGAAACTCCTCTGCGATTGCATGGGCAAATTGGTTTCCGAGTAGACTGTTTCAAGGTTTGTAGACCCAAGACCGGTTGTACTGGCTTCAATCCGTTAGAGCACTAA